In one window of Fulvia fulva chromosome 5, complete sequence DNA:
- a CDS encoding Hydrolase pyvD — protein sequence MADEDVATRAPESDAQEQSGIAGDTKPDQGAASMGEHCTTDRPTPAGEQPTGEIAKLNHVDVYISKPSDYPHAPSKLLLLLTGGTGIHSTNNQIQADKYAAEGFLVVMPDQFAGDPASSISTTQTAAAEQNPSVIEQLKLGVASVAKSFTIDMWLARHTPEKVLPILNKVIDSVKEEFADAVAHGEGIYAVGYCFGAKYVLLLGSELHADVAAGQRSAETQAEEGMVKNGPRIKVGAIAHGTQITVTDLEHCQVPLGIVAVEQDSLFPDHIREAGIKKLQENGVEHEVQVYPDVPHGFAVLGDYEDSKIKQKQGEAFQQLVQWLKSH from the exons ATGGCCGACGAAGACGTGGCAACCCGAGCGCCAGAGAGCGATGCTCAGGAACAGAGTGGCATCGCCGGCGACACGAAGCCCGACCAAGGTGCTGCGAGCATGGGA GAACACTGCACTACCGATCGTCCTACAC CGGCCGGCGAGCAACCCACTGGG GAGATCGCCAAACTGAATCATGTCGACGTCTACATATCGAAGCCTTCAGACTACCCACATGCCCCCTCCAAGCTGCTACTGCTCCTGACCGGAGGCACGGGCATCCACTCGACCAACAACCAGATCCAGGCAGACAAGTACGCCGCAGAAGGCTTCTTGGTAGTCATGCCAGACCA ATTCGCAGGCGACCCAGCCTCGTCCATCTCGACCACCCAAACAGCCGCCGCCGAACAGAACCCGAGCGTGATTGAGCAATTGAAGCTCGGTGTCGCATCCGTCGCTAAGTCATTCACGATTGATATGTGGCTTGCTCGTCACACACCGGAAAAGGTCCTTCCTATCCTGAACAAAGTGATCGACTCCGTCAAGGAAGAGTTTGCAGACGCAGTCGCTCATGGAGAAGGCATTTACGCTGTCGGATACTGCTTTGGCGCCAAGTACGTCTTGCTGCTCGGCTCCGAGCTCCATGCAGACGTAGCAGCTGGTCAGCGTTCGGCAGAGACACAAGCAGAAGAAGGCATGGTAAAGAACGGCCCACGGATCAAGGTCGGCGCCATCGCACACGGCACTCAGATCACCGTCACAGATCTGGAGCACTGCCAGGTTCCACTTGGAATTGTGGCTGTCGAGCAAGACAGTCTGTTCCCGGACCACATTCGCGAAGCAGGAATCAAGAAGCTGCAGGAGAACGGCGTGGAGCACGAAGTCCAAGTCTATCCTGATGTACCACATGGCTTTGCAGTACTAGGAGACTACGAGGACAGCAAAATCAAGCAGAAGCAGGGCGAAGCGTTCCAGCAGCTCGTGCAGTGGCTCAAGTCACACTAG